In Trifolium pratense cultivar HEN17-A07 linkage group LG7, ARS_RC_1.1, whole genome shotgun sequence, a genomic segment contains:
- the LOC123895940 gene encoding uncharacterized protein LOC123895940: MSMVAKQAWNFVAKPHTLVARIYKARYFPRSSLFDAKIGDNPSFVWRSIWKSRDVLVNGCRWKIGDGSKIKIMSEPWLRGEDTLWMQSPQTQKAVAENIIKTPLFEEVKEDQVVWQYENHGVYTVKSGYRHYIKNKSVNNNYTLEGDWGALWRSRAPPKTKHLLWRVCRDCLPTRLRLRERNETDDIAGIVATIAWSIWHNRNNWVWNGVKDTVMGVATTAAHLIGEWRAVHVIQQQHSATTAVLTQSRISDTGAASSPPIIAADPLRWQRPRDGWWKCNVDASFSQASGQTGWGWCIRNSQGVFVAAGTNMSMHKLAIVEGEAMAILEAMRQATSRGWSNIVFESDSKVVVDAIQANHHGIAELSSIILSIKLLLQCNSNFEIKFTKRQANMTAHTLARAAISWSSRMFFHYVPRCIEPFIINEMS; the protein is encoded by the exons ATGTCAATGGTTGCAAAACAGGCTTGGAACTTTGTGGCGAAGCCGCATACATTGGTGGCTAGAATTTACAAAGCTAGGTACTTTCCTCGCTCCTCTTTATTTGATGCAAAAATTGGTGATAATCCTAGCTTTGTTTGGAGAAGTATTTGGAAGTCTCGTGATGTTCTTGTGAATGGATGTAGGTGGAAGATAGGAGATGGGAGTAAGATTAAAATTATGTCTGAACCGTGGTTACGTGGGGAGGACACTTTATGGATGCAATCTCCTCAAACTCAGA AAGCGGTGgcagaaaatataattaaaacaccTTTATTTGAGGAAGTGAAAGAGGATCAGGTAGTGTGGCAATATGAGAACCATGGAGTCTACACAGTAAAATCCGGATACAGACACTACATCAAGAATAAGTCGGTGAATAATAATTACACTTTGGAAGGCGATTGGGGAGCTCTTTGGCGAAGCAGGGCACCCCCAAAGACAAAACacttactttggagagtgtgtcGTGATTGTCTGCCAACTCGACTCCGGTTACGGGAAAG AAACGAGACAGATGATATTGCAGGCATTGTTGCTACAATTGCTTGGAGCATATGGCATAACCGAAACAATTGGGTGTGGAACGGCGTCAAAGACACGGTGATGGGTGTTGCGACAACTGCTGCTCATTTAATTGGAGAATGGCGTGCTGTTCATGTGATACAGCAGCAACATAGCGCGACTACCGCTGTTTTAACACAGTCCCGCATATCTGACACTGGTGCAGCAAGCTCTCCTCCTATCATTGCTGCAGATCCTTTGCGTTGGCAGCGTCCTCGCGATGGGTGGTGGAAGTGTAATGTCGATGCAAGTTTTTCACAAGCCTCCGGTCAAACGGGATGGGGTTGGTGTATCCGCAATTCACAAGGTGTGTTTGTTGCAGCAGGTACAAATATGAGTATGCATAAACTTGCTATAGTTGAAGGTGAAGCCATGGCTATCTTGGAGGCTATGCGTCAGGCCACTTCAAGAGGTTGGTCCAACATTGTGTTCGAAAGCGACTCCAAAGTTGTGGTTGATGCAATACAAGCCAATCATCATGGTATTGCAGAGTTGAGttctattattttatctattaaGCTATTGTTACAATGTAATTCGAACTTTGAGATCAAGTTCACTAAGCGACAAGCGAACATGACGGCTCACactttagctagggcggccattTCATGGTCTAGTCGCATGTTCTTTCACTATGTTCCTCGTTGTATTGAAccttttattattaatgaaatgagttga